In one Deltaproteobacteria bacterium HGW-Deltaproteobacteria-4 genomic region, the following are encoded:
- a CDS encoding Holliday junction branch migration protein RuvA, whose amino-acid sequence MIAMLTGQLVSKGTDQIIIEVAGGVGYRVLIPLSTFYSLPDDGTVKLHIHTHVREDALLLYGFLTADERSLFILLLSVAGVGPKLALNILSHASPGDLRQAISAGDVKRLATLPGIGKKSAERLVLELKEKVNKLDLSGDLLDRGRDFVMPPSSDQAEDALSALLNLGYKDVQARKALAAIVITPETPLEEILKNALKALMR is encoded by the coding sequence ATGATTGCCATGTTGACCGGTCAACTCGTCAGCAAAGGAACCGACCAGATCATTATCGAGGTGGCTGGCGGTGTCGGTTATCGGGTTTTGATTCCCCTTTCGACCTTTTATTCCCTGCCCGATGACGGAACAGTTAAACTTCATATCCATACTCACGTTCGCGAAGATGCCCTTCTCCTCTACGGTTTCTTGACGGCTGACGAGCGCTCCCTCTTTATCCTCCTCCTCTCCGTTGCCGGAGTCGGGCCGAAACTGGCGCTTAATATCCTTTCGCACGCCAGCCCGGGTGATCTCCGGCAGGCCATCTCTGCTGGCGACGTGAAAAGACTGGCGACCTTGCCCGGTATCGGCAAGAAGAGTGCGGAACGTCTCGTTCTCGAACTCAAAGAAAAGGTCAATAAGCTTGATCTCTCTGGCGACCTGCTTGACCGGGGACGAGATTTTGTTATGCCCCCGTCGTCTGACCAGGCGGAAGACGCCCTTTCTGCCCTGCTCAATCTCGGTTATAAAGATGTACAGGCGCGTAAGGCACTGGCTGCCATTGTTATTACTCCGGAGACCCCGCTGGAAGAGATCCTCAAGAACGCGTTGAAAGCCTTGATGCGTTAG
- a CDS encoding SAM-dependent methyltransferase, producing the protein MNEFPPCPDLLPLLHPDETLDTLGYGKLQIIQPRQGFRVTIDPVLLASFTRIKAGERWIDLGCGSGVLPLLLASREAGIQMTGIEIDPASADQACRNILLNNLEKQIDIIPGDLRDLRKSHAAQSLDGVITNPPYRRPESGRISIGEQRSTARHELHGSLDDFLDASHYLLKNGGRFYAIYLAERIPELLIKMSAKMIEPKRLRCIHPRRENAANLVLIEGRRNGRPGLTIEPPLFLYEGEGYSEEVRMLAGDFVEKRD; encoded by the coding sequence ATGAATGAGTTTCCCCCCTGCCCCGACTTGCTTCCCCTCCTTCATCCCGATGAAACCCTTGACACGCTCGGCTACGGCAAACTGCAAATTATCCAGCCGCGGCAGGGGTTCCGCGTTACCATCGATCCGGTTCTTCTGGCCAGCTTCACCCGGATTAAGGCGGGGGAAAGATGGATCGATCTTGGCTGTGGCAGCGGGGTATTACCCCTGCTCTTAGCTAGTCGCGAAGCAGGGATACAGATGACCGGGATCGAGATAGATCCGGCCAGCGCCGACCAGGCGTGCAGAAATATCCTTCTCAATAATCTTGAAAAACAAATTGACATTATTCCGGGAGATTTACGCGATCTGCGTAAATCTCATGCAGCGCAATCCCTCGATGGCGTTATCACCAATCCTCCCTACCGGCGACCGGAAAGCGGACGAATTTCCATTGGAGAGCAACGCTCTACTGCCCGCCACGAACTGCACGGCAGCCTTGACGATTTTCTCGACGCGAGCCACTATCTCCTCAAAAATGGCGGACGTTTTTATGCCATTTATCTGGCGGAACGAATTCCGGAACTTTTGATTAAAATGTCCGCTAAAATGATCGAACCGAAGCGACTCCGCTGCATCCACCCGCGGCGGGAGAATGCCGCCAACCTCGTCCTGATCGAGGGACGGCGCAATGGCCGACCGGGATTGACCATTGAACCACCGTTATTTCTTTATGAAGGGGAGGGTTATTCGGAAGAAGTGCGGATGTTGGCAGGAGATTTTGTTGAAAAGCGGGATTAA
- a CDS encoding Holliday junction branch migration DNA helicase RuvB, which translates to MTNERIITPDLAADDDNFEASLRPRRLTEYIGQIKAKENLQVFIDAARSRRETLDHVLFYGPPGLGKTTLANIIAAEMGVSIKSTSGPVIEKAGDLAAVLTNLEAGDVLFIDEIHRLSPVIEEVLYPALEDYQLDIMIGQGPSARTIKLDLPRFTLVGATTRIGLLSSPLRDRFGVITRLEFYTPDELAVIIRRSAGILGIPITEDGADEIARRSRGTPRIANRLLRRVRDFAEILGNGRIDQDLAALALRRLEVDLCGFDHMDCLLLLTLIDKFSGGPVGLETLAAAIGEEKGSIEDVIEPYLIQQGYLNRTPRGRIATSLAYRHFARVDPRRSSAQNILFADE; encoded by the coding sequence ATGACGAACGAACGGATCATTACGCCCGATCTTGCTGCCGATGACGATAACTTTGAGGCGTCGCTGCGACCGCGGCGGCTGACAGAGTATATCGGCCAGATCAAGGCCAAAGAGAATCTTCAGGTCTTCATTGACGCTGCCCGCTCACGCCGCGAGACTCTCGACCACGTCCTCTTTTACGGTCCACCGGGACTGGGCAAGACTACCTTGGCCAACATTATTGCCGCCGAGATGGGGGTCAGTATCAAAAGCACCTCGGGTCCGGTCATCGAAAAAGCCGGCGACCTGGCGGCTGTCCTCACCAATCTCGAAGCCGGCGATGTCCTCTTTATCGACGAGATCCACCGTCTTTCCCCGGTCATCGAAGAGGTCCTCTACCCGGCACTGGAAGATTACCAGCTCGACATCATGATCGGTCAGGGCCCCTCCGCCAGGACCATCAAACTCGACCTCCCCCGCTTTACCCTCGTGGGCGCCACAACCCGCATCGGCCTCCTCTCCTCACCTTTACGTGATCGCTTCGGGGTCATTACCCGCCTGGAGTTCTATACGCCGGATGAACTGGCGGTTATTATCCGCCGCAGCGCCGGAATTTTGGGGATTCCCATTACCGAAGACGGCGCTGATGAAATTGCCCGGCGCTCCCGCGGCACCCCCCGCATCGCCAACCGCCTGTTGCGGCGGGTACGGGATTTTGCTGAAATCCTTGGCAATGGCCGCATTGATCAGGACTTGGCCGCCTTGGCTCTACGCCGCCTCGAAGTCGATCTGTGTGGATTTGACCACATGGACTGCCTCCTCCTTTTGACCCTCATCGATAAATTCTCCGGCGGTCCGGTCGGTCTTGAAACCCTCGCCGCAGCTATTGGCGAAGAGAAAGGTTCAATCGAAGACGTCATTGAGCCCTACCTGATTCAGCAGGGTTATTTAAACCGGACGCCGCGGGGACGAATAGCGACTTCCCTTGCTTATCGCCACTTTGCCCGCGTCGACCCGCGCCGCAGCTCTGCACAGAATATTCTTTTTGCCGATGAATGA
- a CDS encoding YebC/PmpR family DNA-binding transcriptional regulator, which yields MSGHSKWANIKHRKGAQDAKRGKIFTKIIREITVAAKTGGGDPDANARLRTAIDKAKFENMPKDTIDRAIKKGTGDLDSVVYEEDSFEGYGPGGVAIIVEFMTDNRQRTVADVRHIFSRNNGTLGVTGSVSFLFDRKGLISLPSSYDFDQIFEIALEAGADDVNEEGDSIEVITAPSSFTAVRDAIAAQGLKWESAEVTMIPQTMVKLEGKQAEQMLKLMEKLEDYDDVQNVYANFDISDEEMEAILG from the coding sequence AGATTTTCACCAAGATTATTCGCGAAATTACGGTAGCAGCCAAGACCGGCGGCGGCGATCCGGATGCCAATGCCCGTCTGCGCACAGCCATCGATAAAGCCAAATTTGAAAATATGCCGAAGGATACCATCGATCGGGCGATCAAAAAAGGGACCGGCGACCTCGACTCCGTTGTCTATGAAGAAGACAGCTTTGAGGGCTACGGCCCGGGCGGGGTGGCGATTATTGTTGAATTCATGACCGACAACCGGCAAAGGACTGTTGCCGATGTCCGTCATATCTTCAGTCGCAACAACGGCACCCTCGGTGTCACTGGTTCCGTCTCCTTCCTTTTTGATCGTAAAGGTTTGATCTCTCTCCCCAGCAGTTATGATTTTGACCAGATTTTCGAGATTGCTCTGGAAGCAGGGGCCGACGATGTCAATGAGGAAGGGGATTCGATTGAGGTTATCACTGCACCGTCCAGCTTCACAGCCGTCCGCGATGCCATCGCTGCACAAGGTCTGAAGTGGGAATCGGCCGAGGTGACGATGATTCCCCAAACCATGGTAAAACTGGAAGGGAAACAAGCGGAGCAGATGTTGAAATTGATGGAGAAACTCGAAGATTACGACGACGTGCAAAACGTTTATGCCAATTTCGACATCTCCGATGAAGAGATGGAAGCTATTCTCGGATGA
- a CDS encoding crossover junction endodeoxyribonuclease RuvC has translation MRILGIDPGTRVTGYGIIEKVGNRLIHVDNGGIFTRADMELADRLKLIYDGLCQVISDYAPGAVAVEQIFLAKNALSALKLGHARGAALLSGVNHGLPVFEYSALQVKSAVVGYGKAEKIQVQQMVKTLLKLPEIAQEDASDALAVAICHAHTNVLHSERMLKTANHLRRS, from the coding sequence ATGCGCATATTAGGGATTGACCCGGGGACGCGGGTCACCGGTTACGGCATCATTGAAAAAGTCGGGAACCGACTGATCCATGTCGATAACGGCGGCATCTTTACCCGCGCCGATATGGAACTTGCCGACCGCCTCAAGCTTATTTATGATGGACTTTGTCAGGTGATCAGTGACTACGCACCGGGAGCAGTTGCCGTCGAACAAATATTTCTCGCCAAGAATGCCCTCTCCGCCCTTAAACTTGGGCATGCACGCGGCGCCGCCCTGTTGTCCGGAGTCAATCACGGCTTACCGGTCTTTGAATATTCCGCGTTACAGGTCAAGAGCGCTGTTGTCGGCTATGGTAAAGCTGAGAAAATCCAGGTACAGCAGATGGTCAAGACCCTGCTAAAACTCCCCGAAATTGCTCAGGAAGATGCCTCCGATGCTTTGGCCGTTGCTATCTGTCACGCCCACACCAATGTCCTTCACTCTGAACGTATGTTGAAAACGGCTAACCATTTGAGGCGCTCATGA
- a CDS encoding 30S ribosomal protein S16, giving the protein MSVKIRLARGGAKKKPFYQVVVADGRFPRDGRFIDNLGQYDPKQNPPMISLNEELAIDWLRKGAQPTETVLQILRTSGILAKAKA; this is encoded by the coding sequence ATGTCCGTTAAAATTCGCCTTGCCCGTGGCGGTGCCAAGAAAAAGCCTTTTTATCAGGTCGTTGTCGCTGATGGTCGTTTTCCCCGCGATGGCCGTTTTATCGACAATCTTGGACAGTACGATCCGAAACAGAATCCGCCGATGATCAGCCTGAATGAAGAACTCGCCATTGACTGGTTGCGCAAAGGCGCTCAGCCGACTGAAACAGTTCTGCAGATTCTTCGCACTTCCGGCATTCTTGCCAAAGCTAAAGCGTAA
- a CDS encoding signal recognition particle protein, giving the protein MFDTLSEKFESIFKKLRGQGQLTEENIQEALREVRLVLLEADVNFKVVKDFVASVRENAIGQNVLKSLTPGQQVIKVVREELGRLMGEGEANHLNLDARPPVAVMLCGLQGAGKTTTCGKLALRLRKEKRSPLLVPADIYRPAAIEQLKTLGRQLDIPVFDAKADMDPVRICTEARRFAELNGYDTLILDTAGRLHIDEALMSELVRIKESLSPKEILLVADAMTGQEAVNIAEGFNQKLGITGIILTKLDGDARGGAALSMRAVTGKPIKFSGIGEKLDALEVFHADRMAQRILGMGDVLSLIEKAQGAIDRDEALALEKRVKKEGFTLENFRDQMQTIKKMGSMESIISMIPGAGKALKEAQGMQAPDKELKRIEAIINSMTVAERRDHHLLNGSRRLRIAKGSGTTVQDINVLIKRFSEAQKMMKKMQQLGPKGLRSLMGRGGRSPF; this is encoded by the coding sequence ATGTTCGATACGCTCAGTGAAAAATTTGAGAGCATTTTCAAAAAGCTACGCGGCCAAGGCCAACTGACTGAGGAAAACATTCAGGAAGCGTTGCGCGAAGTGCGCCTCGTTCTTCTCGAAGCCGATGTTAACTTCAAGGTTGTCAAAGATTTTGTCGCGTCAGTCCGTGAAAATGCCATCGGTCAAAATGTCCTCAAAAGCCTGACTCCGGGGCAACAGGTTATCAAGGTCGTTCGTGAAGAACTTGGTCGCCTCATGGGCGAGGGGGAAGCCAATCATCTCAATCTGGATGCCCGTCCACCTGTAGCAGTGATGCTTTGCGGACTCCAGGGGGCCGGAAAAACGACGACTTGCGGCAAACTGGCCCTGCGCCTGCGCAAAGAAAAACGTTCGCCGCTCCTCGTACCTGCCGACATCTATCGCCCTGCTGCCATTGAGCAGCTGAAGACCCTGGGGCGCCAACTCGACATCCCGGTTTTCGATGCAAAAGCCGACATGGATCCGGTGCGTATTTGTACCGAAGCGCGTCGTTTTGCAGAATTGAACGGCTACGATACTCTGATTCTTGACACGGCCGGACGTCTGCATATCGACGAAGCACTGATGTCCGAATTGGTGCGCATCAAAGAGAGTCTGTCTCCAAAAGAAATTCTTCTTGTTGCTGACGCAATGACTGGTCAGGAAGCGGTGAATATCGCCGAAGGGTTCAACCAGAAGCTGGGAATAACCGGTATCATCTTGACAAAGCTGGATGGCGATGCCCGCGGTGGCGCCGCTCTTTCCATGCGGGCGGTCACCGGCAAACCGATCAAGTTTTCCGGTATCGGTGAAAAACTCGACGCTCTTGAGGTTTTTCACGCCGACCGCATGGCGCAACGCATTCTCGGGATGGGGGATGTCCTCTCGCTGATTGAAAAGGCGCAAGGTGCCATCGATCGCGATGAAGCCCTGGCCCTGGAAAAGCGGGTAAAAAAGGAAGGCTTCACCCTCGAAAACTTCCGTGATCAGATGCAGACCATCAAAAAAATGGGTTCCATGGAGTCAATTATCAGCATGATTCCCGGCGCCGGCAAAGCCCTTAAAGAAGCTCAGGGGATGCAGGCCCCGGATAAAGAATTGAAACGAATCGAAGCAATTATCAACTCGATGACAGTTGCCGAACGCCGCGATCATCATCTCCTTAATGGCTCGCGGCGTTTACGGATCGCCAAGGGGAGCGGCACCACGGTTCAGGATATCAATGTACTTATCAAGCGTTTCAGCGAAGCGCAAAAAATGATGAAGAAGATGCAGCAGCTAGGTCCCAAGGGACTGCGCAGCCTCATGGGACGAGGCGGTCGTTCCCCTTTTTAA